The following nucleotide sequence is from Terriglobia bacterium.
GATCGCGCGGTGAACAGCGTTCCGCCCACGTCGGCGCCCAGGTTTTGGAACCCGGCGCCGTACTCCGTCCGGTAGCGCACGGAGAGCGCCCTGACGTCCTCGGCCGCGCCGGCGGTCACGTCCACGAAGTCGCCCCTGCCGGTCAGGTTGGCCTTCGCGGCGCGGGCCCAGCCGCCCCAGCCTACGGCGCCTCTGTACGATGCGCCCACCGCGGCCTCGAAGAAGTCGTCCCCTCGGACGTGAAGCGCCAGGTCGGCGCGGCCGTCCTCCCTGAGCGTCGGTTCGAGCGACCACTCGAAGATCGCTCTGCGCGCGACCATCTCGTCGAGCCGGTCGGCGAGCCGGTCGAAGCTGAATCGCTTGTCCTGGAGATCCTCGAAAAAGCGCTGGGTGCGCTCGAGCCGGATCTCCCCCTCGACCTCCGTCCGGATCCGGCCGATGGGCAGATCCGAAACCCGGACCGCCGCGGTGCCCGTCGAGCCGTCGAATCGCGCGTCGCCGAGCGCGGCCAGCACCCGCCCGTCCTCGACCAGCGAGGTCCGGAACTCCCGGCACGCGCGGGCCGCCTCCTCCCAGGAGAACGGCCGGTCGATGGGCAGCGGGAGCCGCGCGTCCCGTGGGAGCGGCACGCGATCGCCGACGAGCTCGACCGAGCGGGCCACGGGGTTCTCGCGGAACACGAACCGGATCCGCCGCCCGAGGGCGGTCTCGATCCACTCCACGCGCCCCGACTCGAACGGGCCGAGATTGAGCGCCCGTGCCAGCTCAGCCGCGATCCGGTACCGGGTCACGGTCCTCCGCGCGCCGCCGAGCCGCTCGGCGATCCCGTCGGGAGTGATCCACGAGGTCCCGGCGACTTCGATCCCGGCGAAATCCACGGGCGCGCGGTCGCGGGAGCGCGCCTCGAGCAGCGCCCAGAGCGCCTCGCGGCCGCTCCGGTACGCCTCTCGTCCGAGCCCAACGAGCCGGTCCACGTTGGTCGCGAAGTCGAGCCGGGTGATGTCGAGGACCGCCGGCGTGAGGGTGAGGTCGGCGCGGGAGAGCGACTCATTTCCCTGATCCGCCATGAGGACGCTGATCCAGCGGTAGAGATTGTCCAGCGCCCCGCGGAGATAGTCCGCCCGCGGGATGCCCTCCGAGACGTCCACCGCCACCACCGCGGAAGGGCCCAGGGACCGTGCGGTGTCCACCGGGATGTTCTCGACAACGCCTCCGTCCACCAGGAGGGCGCCACCCACCCTGACCGGCTCGAAGAAGCCCGGCACCGCGAACGAGGCTCGCACGTAGGCGACGAGGTCGCCGGACAGAGGCGCGACGCGCTCGCCGGTGAGGATGTTCCCGGCCACCGGCCGGAACCGGTACAGGAGGCGGTCGAAGTCGCCGCCGGACTCGAGCTGCGCCCGCAGCAGGTACCGGTAGAGCTCCCGCTCGAGGAGGCGCGACTCGGTGATCGCGCCGACCTCCAGAAGCCTGCGCCGCCGGAACTGGAGCTTCAGGAGCGCGCTCCGCTGCTCGATGTCCTCGGACTCGGACAGCACTCGCCGCCGGACGTCGAGTCCCGCGATGATCGCGCCCCAGTCCCGCCGTTTCAGGATCTCCTCGATCTCTTCCGGGGAGTACCCCGCGCAGACGAACGCGCCGGTGAGGGCGCCGATGCTCGTCCCGGCGATCCCGTCGAACTCGACCCCGTCCTCGTGGAGCGATTCCAGGACCCCGAGATGGGCGAGGCCGCGCGCGCCGCCGCCGGAGAGCGCCAGCGCGAGCGTCGGCCGTCCGGGCGCGGTCCACCGCGGGTACGGACTGAATCGCCCGTCCGGCTCGATGCGCTCCGCGGTGATCGTATCGAGGAGGCGCTCCGGCGGTCCCTGCGCGAAGGGCCCTCCCGCGGAGGCCGCCGCCGAAAGCGACATCAATGCGGCGGCGAGCTGCCCCATGCTCCGCCGACTCGATGACGCGGATCGTTTCATCCCGCAGAGTGATCTATATCTTCCGCTTCAGGAAGTCCAGCACCGCGCGGCCGAACGCCCGGGGGGCCTCGACGATCATGCCGTGAGAGGCACCCCGGATCGTGGCGGCTCGCGCCGCGGGCAGGCATCGGAGGAGCGCATCGGCCGCGCGGCGGACCGGCTCCGGGCTCCTCTCGCCGCGGACCAGGAGCACGGGAGCCCGGATCCCGAGCGCGTCCTCGCAACGGAACGCCGTCCGTTCCGCGCTCAGGATCCCCGGGACGATCGTGGCGGCGTTCCGGAGCATGATGCGCCTCTGCGCGAACGGTAGCCGGTCGAACGCGCCCGGGCCCATGGCCCAGTCGTCGAACGTCCTCGACGCGCCCTCGGGGTCGTCGCCCTCGATCCCTGAGCGGACCCTCGAAACCAGGGACTCGAGCCGCGCACCCGGCGGCGTCTCGGCGGCCGGCGACGGGACGAGGGTGAACAGCCAGGGCTCCGCCAGCACGAGGCTTCGCACGAGGTCGGGGCGGTCCCGCGC
It contains:
- a CDS encoding patatin-like phospholipase family protein, encoding MGQLAAALMSLSAAASAGGPFAQGPPERLLDTITAERIEPDGRFSPYPRWTAPGRPTLALALSGGGARGLAHLGVLESLHEDGVEFDGIAGTSIGALTGAFVCAGYSPEEIEEILKRRDWGAIIAGLDVRRRVLSESEDIEQRSALLKLQFRRRRLLEVGAITESRLLERELYRYLLRAQLESGGDFDRLLYRFRPVAGNILTGERVAPLSGDLVAYVRASFAVPGFFEPVRVGGALLVDGGVVENIPVDTARSLGPSAVVAVDVSEGIPRADYLRGALDNLYRWISVLMADQGNESLSRADLTLTPAVLDITRLDFATNVDRLVGLGREAYRSGREALWALLEARSRDRAPVDFAGIEVAGTSWITPDGIAERLGGARRTVTRYRIAAELARALNLGPFESGRVEWIETALGRRIRFVFRENPVARSVELVGDRVPLPRDARLPLPIDRPFSWEEAARACREFRTSLVEDGRVLAALGDARFDGSTGTAAVRVSDLPIGRIRTEVEGEIRLERTQRFFEDLQDKRFSFDRLADRLDEMVARRAIFEWSLEPTLREDGRADLALHVRGDDFFEAAVGASYRGAVGWGGWARAAKANLTGRGDFVDVTAGAAEDVRALSVRYRTEYGAGFQNLGADVGGTLFTARSPVADLDQRLVDSLAEPWRGERLWATLIHRVRWGASLQAGFRWERDRLDATASAPLEEVSRTSAVLSLGLDRHDRLLFPTRGGAFRLSAERSIEGDELWKAEARADREISLGASRRHTLTGRLGLGLSDGTGRRPFWFNPGGYRDLYGFVPYGAAAPDYARAGATWRLRWLDVGAARLYLEAGADAIRTASSRGGLRGGDTAYGCGASVIVHTRFLGPIAVGFGRNDRGAVTGFITAGYSFVPE